Proteins from a genomic interval of Rubinisphaera italica:
- the ygfZ gene encoding CAF17-like 4Fe-4S cluster assembly/insertion protein YgfZ — protein sequence MPNILDQLNQNTVAFDLSDRDEITLTGRDRATFLHGFTTNDIKKLQPGMGCEAFVPTIKGKTLGHLFIFATEDRLLLDTVPGAAEVLLPHLDRYLITEDVQLSNTTSDRSLFLMAGKTAENTMTELSEGADSLAFNHWKPIEHSELTGSIRKVDWLNESAFQISVPADDRQKIIDWFGKQQISVCPNEDFERVRIASGFPMFGQDFSEENLAQEVDRTSQAISFTKGCYLGQEPIARIDALGHVNKLIRGFRCENTDSSIQPEKLIGANLIAEDSTEAKVIGGITSAAQNPDTHEILAIGWVRREFAEPDTKLVVMIDGQTIPVQVR from the coding sequence ATGCCCAATATTTTAGACCAGTTGAATCAGAACACCGTTGCCTTTGACCTGAGTGATCGAGATGAGATCACGTTGACAGGGCGCGATCGAGCGACTTTTCTGCATGGATTTACGACGAATGACATCAAAAAATTGCAGCCCGGTATGGGCTGTGAAGCATTTGTGCCGACAATCAAGGGGAAGACGCTAGGGCATCTCTTTATATTCGCAACTGAAGATCGGCTCCTGCTTGATACGGTTCCCGGAGCGGCTGAAGTTTTATTGCCACATCTGGATCGTTATTTGATCACCGAAGATGTGCAGCTATCAAATACAACATCGGATCGATCGTTATTTTTGATGGCTGGAAAAACAGCAGAGAACACGATGACTGAGCTTTCTGAAGGAGCCGACAGTCTGGCTTTCAATCACTGGAAGCCGATAGAGCATTCAGAATTGACAGGATCGATTCGCAAAGTTGACTGGTTAAACGAGTCTGCTTTTCAGATTTCAGTTCCTGCTGACGACCGACAGAAAATCATTGACTGGTTCGGAAAACAGCAGATTTCTGTTTGTCCCAATGAGGATTTTGAACGGGTCCGAATTGCCAGTGGTTTTCCAATGTTCGGACAGGATTTTTCTGAGGAGAATCTTGCCCAGGAAGTCGATCGAACTTCCCAGGCGATTTCCTTCACCAAAGGCTGCTATCTGGGGCAGGAACCGATTGCCAGAATCGATGCGCTCGGGCATGTCAATAAACTAATACGAGGATTCCGTTGCGAGAATACAGATTCGTCAATCCAACCTGAGAAACTCATAGGAGCAAATTTGATAGCCGAAGATTCAACAGAAGCAAAAGTCATCGGCGGGATCACCTCAGCAGCTCAGAATCCAGATACCCACGAAATCCTGGCGATCGGCTGGGTTCGCAGAGAATTCGCTGAACCGGATACAAAACTTGTCGTTATGATTGATGGTCAGACGATTCCCGTACAGGTTCGATAA
- a CDS encoding DUF3299 domain-containing protein — MAPDTTFTPQDLQANEFDYRPTPVIVPVAVVLGLVSASSLLGIVGVILAVIGFVVSLVAVWTIATSDGAYSGKWAALIAMMLSLVFGIAGMGSQIYAYSTEVPEGYRRVSFSQEISAKGFAVEEGKIGLHPDVAKLVDKPIFLKGYMYPQRQTKGLSQFLLLKDTGECCFGGQPKPTDMILIKMQDDAGANYSQGRVAVAGTLKLTSDTTPEGLQPVYSIEAIKCENSRSAF; from the coding sequence ATGGCACCTGACACTACGTTCACCCCCCAGGATTTGCAGGCCAACGAATTCGATTATCGACCGACCCCCGTAATCGTCCCGGTAGCCGTTGTGCTGGGATTGGTTTCCGCCTCTTCTTTGCTGGGAATTGTCGGTGTCATTCTGGCAGTCATTGGTTTCGTCGTCAGTCTGGTTGCCGTCTGGACAATTGCGACATCGGACGGAGCATACAGTGGAAAATGGGCTGCTCTGATTGCGATGATGCTCTCACTGGTGTTTGGGATTGCTGGAATGGGGTCCCAGATTTATGCTTATTCAACTGAAGTTCCAGAAGGTTATCGGCGGGTCAGTTTTTCTCAGGAAATTTCCGCCAAAGGTTTCGCTGTAGAGGAAGGGAAAATCGGGTTGCACCCCGATGTCGCCAAACTGGTTGATAAACCCATCTTTCTGAAGGGATATATGTATCCCCAGCGACAGACGAAAGGATTGTCGCAATTTCTACTTCTCAAAGACACGGGCGAATGTTGTTTTGGCGGTCAACCGAAGCCGACCGACATGATTCTCATCAAAATGCAGGACGATGCAGGAGCCAACTACTCTCAGGGACGCGTTGCTGTCGCAGGAACGCTGAAACTGACTTCCGACACGACTCCGGAAGGTTTGCAGCCGGTTTACTCCATCGAAGCCATCAAATGCGAAAACTCCCGTTCAGCCTTTTAG
- a CDS encoding sulfatase: MHSTLHKIMYANSLKILSISMSLVVAVIFLITPMQVISSEGGNQYNVLFIAIDDLRPELGCYGVENAQSPHLDQFASTGLLFDRHYVQVATCGASRYALLTGRSPASSGVTRSNSAAYAGPTAFKQKQQAGAQTLPELFRRSGYQTCCIGKISHTADGRVFEYNGKGDGRDELPNAWDELATPFGPWKRGWGIFFAYANGRNRESGQGDKDLMEFIVENDNDLPDGLMAQTASEKLKEYASQERPFFLGLGFFKPHLPFVATKQDWDAFAETDFKTEGYDKTDSRYWHKSGEFYKYNAPFEKTQPLSPEAIGTSRRAYYACVRYVDRQVGRVLKTLEESGLADNTIVVIWGDHGWHLGEQQIWGKHSPLERANRSVLMMRIPGETSPGKTTQALTETVDLYPTLVDYCQPEFPKTDAPLDGRSLRPIITGEATQVREAALSYWGKAITIRTDQYRMIVESNKQVVNTNRVELYDLSDDLDANKNVADQNPEVVEQLMKYLPE; encoded by the coding sequence ATGCACTCAACCTTACATAAAATAATGTATGCGAATTCGCTCAAGATTTTATCGATTTCGATGTCGTTGGTGGTAGCCGTTATTTTTCTAATCACTCCTATGCAAGTGATATCAAGTGAAGGGGGCAATCAATACAATGTTCTGTTCATCGCAATCGACGATTTACGACCCGAATTGGGGTGTTATGGCGTCGAAAATGCCCAGAGCCCTCATCTCGATCAATTCGCATCCACCGGCTTACTGTTCGATCGCCATTATGTGCAAGTCGCAACTTGTGGAGCTTCCCGCTACGCTTTACTGACAGGACGCAGCCCGGCATCCAGTGGAGTCACCCGTTCTAATTCCGCCGCTTATGCGGGGCCGACCGCTTTCAAACAGAAACAGCAGGCCGGGGCACAAACACTGCCGGAACTTTTCCGACGTTCGGGGTATCAAACCTGCTGCATCGGAAAAATCTCTCATACTGCCGACGGCCGAGTCTTCGAATACAATGGCAAGGGAGATGGCCGTGACGAATTGCCGAATGCCTGGGATGAACTGGCGACACCGTTCGGTCCCTGGAAACGGGGCTGGGGGATTTTCTTTGCTTACGCCAACGGACGGAATCGCGAAAGTGGGCAGGGGGATAAAGATCTGATGGAATTCATCGTCGAAAACGATAACGACCTGCCCGATGGCTTAATGGCTCAAACCGCATCTGAAAAATTAAAAGAATACGCCAGTCAGGAAAGACCATTTTTCCTCGGACTGGGCTTCTTCAAACCGCATCTGCCATTTGTCGCCACAAAACAGGACTGGGACGCTTTCGCGGAGACGGATTTCAAAACTGAAGGCTACGACAAAACCGATTCCCGCTACTGGCATAAGAGCGGTGAGTTCTACAAATACAATGCTCCTTTTGAAAAAACACAGCCGTTATCGCCAGAGGCAATCGGAACTTCACGGCGAGCCTACTACGCCTGTGTTCGCTATGTCGATCGTCAGGTGGGACGGGTTCTCAAAACTCTTGAAGAATCGGGGTTGGCCGATAACACAATTGTCGTCATCTGGGGCGATCACGGCTGGCATCTCGGCGAACAACAAATCTGGGGAAAACATTCCCCGCTCGAACGAGCCAACCGCAGCGTGTTGATGATGAGAATCCCGGGTGAAACTTCCCCCGGCAAAACAACTCAAGCATTGACGGAAACAGTCGATCTTTATCCCACGCTCGTCGATTATTGCCAGCCGGAATTTCCAAAAACGGATGCTCCTTTGGATGGACGTTCCCTGCGACCGATCATAACCGGGGAAGCCACTCAGGTGAGAGAAGCCGCGCTGAGTTATTGGGGCAAAGCGATCACGATTCGAACCGATCAGTATCGTATGATCGTCGAGTCCAATAAGCAGGTCGTTAATACAAATCGCGTCGAACTCTACGACTTGTCCGATGATCTGGATGCGAATAAAAATGTTGCCGACCAGAATCCTGAAGTCGTCGAACAACTTATGAAATACCTGCCGGAATAA
- a CDS encoding phosphopantothenoylcysteine decarboxylase domain-containing protein has translation MRILVTAGPTREYIDDVRYISNASSGRMGYAIVQAILHAGHEAILVSGPVSMTPPVGCEYHAVESTEQMMQTCQALFPTCDGVIAAAAVCDYQPKSRVSGKISKTGTAITLEMIETDDVLAALGKMKDGHWILGFALEAQNERENALQKLRRKNCNWIVLNRPEAIAAENNTVELLDNTGQTVAHWTGLKTKIAEDLVAWLEVNSGQIK, from the coding sequence ATGCGGATTCTTGTGACGGCTGGCCCTACTCGGGAATATATTGATGATGTTCGCTATATCTCGAATGCGAGTAGTGGGCGGATGGGTTATGCGATTGTGCAGGCGATTCTGCATGCTGGTCATGAAGCGATTCTCGTGAGTGGCCCGGTTTCGATGACGCCGCCTGTTGGTTGTGAATATCACGCGGTCGAATCGACCGAGCAAATGATGCAGACCTGCCAGGCATTGTTCCCGACTTGCGATGGCGTCATTGCAGCCGCGGCTGTCTGTGATTATCAGCCGAAAAGTCGTGTGAGTGGAAAGATTTCAAAAACCGGAACCGCCATCACCCTCGAAATGATTGAAACTGATGACGTGCTGGCTGCCCTCGGAAAAATGAAAGATGGTCATTGGATTTTAGGATTCGCGCTCGAAGCTCAAAATGAACGCGAGAATGCTCTACAGAAACTTCGTCGCAAGAACTGCAACTGGATTGTGCTGAATCGCCCGGAAGCGATTGCCGCTGAAAATAACACGGTCGAATTGCTGGATAATACAGGCCAGACGGTTGCTCACTGGACAGGTCTGAAAACAAAGATTGCAGAGGATCTGGTTGCGTGGCTGGAAGTGAATTCTGGTCAGATTAAGTAA
- a CDS encoding tetratricopeptide repeat protein, with protein MSLDPYSLCPCESGKKLKFCCSDIASDMVKALQLHEGGQSKAALKILQKIYTSNPARAWVATSLAGVHLFLEDAASARETLQPLLQESPDHPLARILEATAALDLDGYEKARSVIHRAFTKGVKYHPEMIGSMAAGIASTLYEEEKLVSARQHLAFAMRFVRDEDRQQVFMRLLDFDGDQGVPYPLRGVHNLRPLNLEAEEEKIFRKSVGLSALGCWHEAAAVVSQLTKAHPENPELWYDIGLYQAWDGDQDQAAVSLHKAASFSDDFEFATSSETLAQLFDLEASQTSEVVRHYAVDSLSKVLTLFDEIPRLHRDDRLVGGEDSHGQISYTLLDRDPVSISDHETPDLKQLPVVIGVLVCADKAETQNSSAYCHMVVENEFVDEMQKLVQQALGSPLENYSAHTLEDITFSQWADYRGLYRQYYFDNETPARLRAEIGKKNWENILNEQWPNRPFAGLEGKTPQEARSIPELSYKLAAAINVLDSFADRYNYQIDVSALREKFGLPPQESFSVADEQELSACDVLEMLRIPIESLTDDQAAILLNRTQLIQHAGFTEKVLAEVLRREDVVELERMPQIWHAYIDLARDKYDREEALNRIEQAKVWAEKSGQKFEESLQWEMRQLQFLVIDPQDDTIIPFLEQMHHKYLRKLPELEEAITAYLNEHDIAPPWDTRGKILVAGASASSISQEMWPEETPQGSSGGKLWVPGQE; from the coding sequence ATGTCACTTGATCCCTATTCTCTCTGCCCGTGTGAAAGCGGTAAGAAGTTGAAGTTCTGCTGTTCGGATATCGCTTCCGATATGGTCAAAGCTCTTCAACTTCATGAAGGTGGTCAATCCAAAGCCGCTCTCAAAATTTTGCAGAAAATCTATACTTCGAATCCGGCTCGCGCCTGGGTGGCCACTTCTCTGGCTGGAGTCCATTTGTTTCTGGAAGATGCTGCCTCGGCTCGGGAAACTTTACAGCCATTGCTGCAGGAATCTCCCGATCATCCTCTGGCGAGAATCCTCGAAGCGACAGCTGCTCTAGATTTGGATGGCTACGAAAAAGCACGTTCAGTTATTCACCGTGCTTTCACCAAAGGTGTGAAATATCACCCGGAAATGATCGGCAGCATGGCCGCCGGGATTGCTTCGACGTTATACGAAGAAGAAAAACTGGTCTCCGCCCGTCAGCATCTTGCATTTGCAATGCGTTTCGTAAGAGATGAAGATCGCCAACAGGTCTTCATGCGCCTGCTCGATTTTGATGGCGATCAAGGTGTTCCTTATCCGCTACGTGGCGTTCACAATTTACGACCGCTCAATCTTGAAGCAGAGGAAGAGAAAATCTTCCGCAAGTCGGTTGGCTTGTCTGCCCTGGGCTGCTGGCATGAAGCGGCTGCGGTTGTAAGTCAACTGACAAAAGCACATCCAGAAAACCCGGAATTATGGTACGATATTGGTCTGTATCAGGCTTGGGATGGTGATCAGGATCAAGCTGCCGTTTCCCTGCATAAAGCCGCTAGCTTCTCGGACGATTTCGAATTTGCAACTTCCAGTGAAACGCTGGCTCAACTGTTTGACCTCGAAGCATCTCAAACCAGTGAAGTTGTCCGACATTACGCAGTCGATTCCCTCTCCAAAGTATTAACGCTATTTGACGAGATCCCTCGTCTTCATCGCGACGACAGGCTTGTTGGTGGAGAAGATTCTCATGGACAAATTTCCTACACACTTCTGGATCGCGATCCCGTGTCAATTTCGGATCATGAGACTCCTGACCTCAAACAATTGCCGGTCGTGATTGGTGTACTTGTTTGTGCGGATAAAGCTGAAACTCAGAACAGTTCCGCTTATTGTCACATGGTGGTCGAAAACGAATTTGTTGACGAGATGCAGAAACTCGTTCAGCAAGCATTGGGATCGCCACTCGAAAACTATTCAGCTCATACACTGGAAGATATCACTTTCTCTCAGTGGGCTGATTATCGTGGTTTATACCGTCAGTACTACTTTGACAATGAAACACCGGCTCGATTGCGAGCCGAAATTGGAAAGAAAAATTGGGAAAATATTCTCAACGAACAATGGCCCAATCGTCCTTTTGCTGGCCTGGAGGGAAAAACTCCTCAGGAAGCCCGATCGATTCCTGAATTATCCTATAAACTCGCCGCGGCGATAAACGTTCTGGATTCTTTCGCGGATCGATATAACTATCAGATCGACGTCTCTGCGCTGCGGGAGAAGTTTGGATTACCGCCTCAAGAAAGTTTCTCAGTTGCTGATGAACAGGAATTAAGTGCCTGTGATGTACTGGAAATGTTGAGAATCCCAATTGAATCATTAACCGACGATCAGGCAGCAATTTTACTCAATCGAACTCAGCTGATTCAACATGCCGGTTTCACCGAGAAAGTTCTAGCAGAAGTTTTGCGTCGGGAAGATGTCGTGGAACTCGAACGGATGCCGCAGATCTGGCATGCGTATATCGATCTGGCTCGGGATAAATACGATCGTGAAGAAGCGTTGAATCGGATCGAGCAGGCGAAAGTCTGGGCTGAGAAATCAGGACAGAAATTTGAAGAATCGCTCCAATGGGAAATGCGTCAATTGCAATTCCTGGTGATCGATCCTCAGGATGACACCATCATACCATTCCTTGAGCAGATGCATCATAAATACCTCCGCAAGTTGCCGGAACTCGAAGAAGCGATCACCGCCTATCTCAATGAACATGACATCGCTCCCCCATGGGACACACGAGGAAAAATTCTCGTTGCGGGGGCTTCTGCGAGTTCAATATCTCAAGAGATGTGGCCTGAAGAAACTCCTCAGGGATCCTCAGGTGGCAAATTGTGGGTTCCAGGCCAGGAATAA
- a CDS encoding FxsA family protein, producing MFLRLFLLFTLVPFVELVILLKLSEMHGWVTTICLIIVTGIVGTILARQQGFEVWNRIHSELNAGKPPTDSLMDGLMILIASALLITPGVLTDIVGFLLLFPPFRSVLRARMKAYFTRSGSFKVFTQSPGPSAGQQTSFDQAQTNRPTHDASGREIIDVEFTKKSSE from the coding sequence GTGTTTTTGCGTTTGTTTCTATTGTTCACTCTGGTGCCTTTTGTCGAGCTGGTGATTTTGCTCAAGTTGAGTGAAATGCATGGCTGGGTGACAACGATTTGTTTGATTATTGTCACTGGCATCGTCGGAACGATCCTCGCCCGGCAGCAGGGGTTTGAAGTTTGGAATCGGATTCATTCCGAGTTGAATGCCGGGAAGCCGCCGACGGATTCGTTGATGGATGGTTTGATGATTCTGATCGCAAGCGCGCTGTTAATCACGCCGGGAGTGCTGACCGATATTGTTGGATTTCTGTTACTCTTCCCGCCATTTCGTAGTGTGCTCAGGGCACGAATGAAGGCTTATTTTACTCGCAGTGGAAGTTTCAAAGTCTTTACGCAATCGCCCGGTCCCTCTGCAGGACAGCAGACTTCATTTGATCAGGCTCAGACAAACCGTCCGACGCACGATGCTTCTGGTCGCGAAATTATTGATGTCGAATTTACGAAGAAATCTTCTGAATGA
- a CDS encoding metallophosphoesterase family protein: MRILLLSDIHANWTALQAVHHAEPEFDACLILGDLVDFGPQPDKVIEWARQNATLVIRGNHDQSVAQFIQPHKNETMWHRLRNYSRILHWQNLSAENLDYLSRLPVRKYWTCEDGRFLLIHATPFDPLHEYSTDEKAFWKLRLQGIDADFVCIGHTHRPYGESIGSVKLINPGSVGQQKAGECVANYVVIQDGHPEFRQIHFDIEELIAEFEAAGFEQEMQQIARKVYTKGFTLEDAGIPKNAG, encoded by the coding sequence ATGCGAATCCTGCTTCTATCCGATATTCATGCTAACTGGACCGCTCTTCAAGCAGTCCATCACGCAGAGCCCGAATTCGATGCCTGTCTCATTCTAGGAGATCTCGTCGATTTCGGTCCGCAGCCCGATAAAGTGATTGAATGGGCGCGTCAGAATGCAACCCTCGTCATTCGCGGAAATCATGATCAGTCGGTCGCCCAGTTTATACAACCTCATAAAAATGAAACCATGTGGCATCGTCTGAGAAATTATTCTCGGATCCTGCACTGGCAAAATCTCTCCGCCGAAAATCTCGATTATCTCTCAAGACTTCCAGTTCGAAAATACTGGACCTGTGAAGACGGGAGATTTTTGTTGATCCATGCGACCCCATTCGATCCGCTGCACGAGTATTCGACAGATGAAAAAGCATTCTGGAAACTTCGCCTGCAGGGAATCGATGCAGATTTTGTCTGCATCGGACATACTCACCGACCTTATGGCGAATCCATCGGCTCTGTGAAACTGATCAATCCGGGAAGTGTCGGGCAGCAGAAAGCCGGAGAATGTGTGGCGAATTATGTTGTGATTCAGGACGGCCATCCGGAATTCAGACAGATCCATTTTGATATCGAAGAATTGATTGCGGAATTTGAGGCAGCTGGATTTGAACAGGAGATGCAGCAAATTGCCCGCAAAGTTTATACTAAAGGATTCACACTTGAGGATGCTGGGATCCCCAAAAACGCTGGATGA